The Oncorhynchus masou masou isolate Uvic2021 unplaced genomic scaffold, UVic_Omas_1.1 unplaced_scaffold_695, whole genome shotgun sequence genome includes a window with the following:
- the LOC135536992 gene encoding LOW QUALITY PROTEIN: cadherin-related family member 5-like (The sequence of the model RefSeq protein was modified relative to this genomic sequence to represent the inferred CDS: inserted 1 base in 1 codon), whose amino-acid sequence CTVSPDPVSIKENSTVDVLVAKITCGDDVQLTVTENPAEAFYLRGTDLIAKRGLDFESLPRVDDALWVRVRCNRTGSRSVNVSVEVFIENVNDNPPNFAQSHYVLQVNELTAVNTSVGRIEATDIDSEPLYYRLESATNRYLRLENANTPNILVQNIIDYDSVQKIXLVLHVQDTYNVSESGEPSFTAVVTITVNVKDVDNRPPWFQPCVRTNLGIAKLCVSSGYRAKVNLTEKEDSALSLDPGPLYAKDGDRNRSELISYRILRGNEGSIFQIDEETGNITMAKAADIAGPITLTVLASQVTNRDQFAVTQVTIEVLRKSRNPPRFEKERYEGYIYSNSVPETMILRDRTSNRPFRVKARDEDFATGVNPDMRYEVQYSSYVNVTNEGFVLLKRIVKTESFALQIRAMDLSTGEFGTAALSVLVIPAVAVPLPSGAGYRAGDMALLGLIMAAILVLCFIVIGFLISRLKKGGANVDKITECLAPCLKMTRPQGRPKDTLQYTNDGYQGTEGDALRCRPRCPEPVDKRGRGATVPGDKGRAIPLERRRSDRHCGFCGLYANHNTKPGPACSPAMGGGRGEGGDKDGVRSILAKGGRKEGGKSVWFKEKEDASGIEVEIIPDTLGQEEETEEEVLDMEEVEERDRSMSSQTEIDGGHGDQESHGESDSAAKEEKEKEG is encoded by the exons TGTGTACAGTTTCTCCTGACCCTGTGTCTATAAAAGAGAACAGCACTGTGGACGTTCTAGTAGCCAAAATCACCTGTGGTGATGATGTTCAGCTGACCGTCACAGAGAACCCTGCTGAGGCTTTCTACCTGCGGGGGACGGACCTCATCGCCAAGAGAGGACTGGACTTTGAG TCTCTGCCCCGTGTGGATGATGCTCTGTGGGTCAGGGTGCGCTGCAACAGAACTGGCTCCAGATCA GTGAACGTGTCTGTTGAAGTTTTCATTGAAAATGTGAACGATAATCCTCCAAACTTCGCTCAGAGTCATTACGTTCTCCAGGTGAACGAG ctgaCTGCTGTGAACACCAGTGTTGGTCGGATAGAGGCCACAGACATTGACTCTGAGCCACTGTACTATCGTTTAGAGTCAGCCACG AACAGGTATCTACGACTGGAGAATGCCAACACCCCCAACATACTGGTGCAAAACATCATCGACTACGACTCCGTCCAAAAGA TCCTGGTCTTACATGTACAG GACACGTATAACGTTTCTGAGTCCGGCGAGCCGTCGTTCACTGCCGTGGTGACCATCACGGTTAACGTGAAGGACGTTGACAACCGTCCACCGTGGTTCCAGCCCTGTGTCAGAACCAACCTGGGGATAGCCAAACTGTGTGTCAGCTCTGGCTACAGGGCAAAGGTCAACCTCACCGAGAAAGAG GACAGTGCTTTATCTCTGGACCCTGGTCCGTTATACGCCAAGGATGGAGACAGAAACAGGAGCGAGCTGATCAGCTACAGGATACTTAGAG GGAATGAAGGCAGCATCTTCCAGATCGATGAGGAGACGGGCAACATCACCATGGCCAAAGCGGCAGACATAGCAGGCCCAATAACCCTCACTGTCCTG GCCTCCCAGGTTACCAACAGGGACCAGTTTGCTGTGACTCAGGTCACCATCGAGGTGCTGAGGAAGAGCAGGAACCCTCCGCGGTTTGAGAAGGAGCGTTATGAAGGTTACATCTACAGTAACTCAGTCCCAGAGACCATGATCCTACGAGACAGAACCTCCAACAGACCCTTCAGGGTCAAGGCCAGAGACGAGGACTTTGCCACC ggtgTAAACCCAGACATGAGATATGAGGTGCAGTACAGCAGTTATGTCAACGTGACAAACGAAGGGTTTGTTCTTCTGAAGAGGATTGTGAAGACAGAGTCCTTCGCTCTGCAG attcGTGCTATGGACCTGTCTACAGGGGAGTTTGGTACAGCGGCCCTCTCTGTCCTGGTTATACCAG CTGTGGCGGTTCCTTTGCCCTCGGGAGCAGGGTACCGGGCGGGGGACATGGCTCTTCTGGGATTGATCATGGCAGCCATCTTGGTTCTCTGCTTCATCGTGATTGGCTTCCTGATCTCCCGCCTGAAGAAAGGAGGCGCCAACGTGGATAAGATAACTGAG tgtctggCTCCATGTCTGAAGATGACAAGGCCCCAAGGGAGACCCAAGGACACCCTGCAGTACACCAACGATGGCTACCAGGGTACCGAGGGTGATGCCCTGCGCTGCAGACCCAGATGCCCAGAGCCGGTAGACAAGAGGGGCCGAGGTGCTACTGTCCCTGGGGACAAAGGCAGAGCCATCCCCCTGGAGCGACGCCGGAGCGACCGCCACTGTGGCTTCTGCGGCCTGTACGCCAACCACAACACCAAGCCCGGCCCGGCCTGCAGCCCTGCTAtggggggtgggagaggagaaggtggagacaAGGACGGGGTGAGGTCCATACTCGCCAaggggggaaggaaggaaggagggaagtcAGTGTGGTTTAAGGAGAAGGAGGATGCGTCTGGGATCGAGGTGGAGATCATCCCGGATACTCTGGGTCAGGAGgaggagactgaggaggaggTGTTGGacatggaggaggtggaggagagagacaggagcatgtCTAGTCAGACAGAGATCGATGGTGGGCATGGGGACCAGGAGAGCCATGGAGAGTCTGATTCAGCTGCTAAAGAGGAAAAAGAGAAGGAGGGTTGA